A region from the Salicibibacter cibarius genome encodes:
- the betA gene encoding choline dehydrogenase, with protein sequence MSQTYDYVIVGGGSAGCVLANRLSEDKSKSVLVLEAGRSDYPWDLFIQMPAALMYPSGNPLYDWKYYTDPEPYMNGRKVSHARGRVLGGSSSINGMIYQRGNPMDYEKWGADPGMETWDFAHCLPYFKRLEATFGASSSDEYRGRHGPIKLKRGPAKNPLFQAFFDAAVEAGYSRTPDVNGFRQEGFGPFDSHVHNGRRVSASNAYLRPVMKRENLTVETLAVVTNINFDATRANGVTWQRNKKQFHVNAGEVILAGGAFNTPQLLQLSGIGDAEHLRSLGIEPLVDLPGVGENFEDHLEAYVQHASPEPVSEMPSLNKAKMPWIGLQWLLARTGPAATNHFEGGGFVRSNEDVDYPNLMFHFLPLAVRYDGEKADTKHGFQVHVGPMYSNSRGSLKIRSRDPYQHPSIVFNYLSTEEDKREWVEAIRTARNILSQPALAPYNSGEISPGSSVQTDEEILEWVRNDAETALHPSCSARMGSDSDPMAVVDPLTMKVHGLENLRVVDASVMPYTTNGNIHAPVLMLAEKAADIIRGQKPLEPEYKDYYRHGVHSKDAGTVEKNKVVRS encoded by the coding sequence ATGAGTCAAACGTATGATTATGTCATCGTTGGTGGTGGCAGCGCGGGTTGTGTTCTCGCTAACCGTCTAAGCGAAGATAAATCGAAAAGTGTACTCGTTCTGGAAGCGGGACGCAGTGACTATCCATGGGATTTGTTTATTCAAATGCCGGCAGCTTTAATGTACCCGTCCGGTAATCCTTTATATGACTGGAAGTACTATACAGATCCTGAGCCTTATATGAATGGACGGAAAGTCTCGCATGCCCGGGGGAGAGTACTCGGAGGGTCGAGTTCAATAAATGGAATGATTTACCAACGCGGAAACCCAATGGACTATGAAAAGTGGGGCGCTGACCCGGGTATGGAAACGTGGGATTTTGCCCATTGTCTACCGTATTTCAAACGGCTGGAAGCAACCTTTGGAGCAAGTTCATCTGATGAGTACCGCGGACGTCATGGTCCGATTAAATTGAAACGGGGTCCTGCAAAGAACCCTTTATTTCAGGCTTTTTTTGATGCAGCTGTAGAGGCCGGTTACTCGAGAACACCTGATGTCAATGGTTTTCGCCAAGAAGGGTTTGGTCCATTCGACAGTCACGTGCATAACGGGCGGCGCGTGTCTGCTTCGAATGCATATTTGCGCCCTGTAATGAAACGCGAAAACCTTACAGTGGAGACGCTTGCTGTCGTTACCAATATTAATTTTGACGCCACTCGAGCTAATGGTGTGACGTGGCAAAGAAATAAGAAACAATTTCATGTTAACGCAGGCGAAGTAATCCTTGCAGGTGGTGCATTCAACACTCCGCAGCTACTTCAATTGTCCGGGATAGGCGACGCTGAACACTTACGCTCCCTTGGCATTGAACCACTCGTTGATTTGCCGGGTGTAGGTGAAAACTTTGAAGATCATCTCGAAGCATATGTTCAACACGCTTCGCCGGAGCCTGTTTCTGAAATGCCTAGTTTAAATAAAGCAAAAATGCCTTGGATTGGCTTGCAATGGCTGCTCGCGCGTACTGGTCCCGCAGCAACCAATCATTTTGAGGGTGGAGGTTTCGTTCGCTCGAATGAAGATGTTGATTATCCGAATCTGATGTTTCATTTCCTTCCGCTAGCGGTTCGATATGATGGAGAAAAAGCGGATACGAAGCATGGATTCCAAGTACACGTTGGACCGATGTACTCCAACTCTCGGGGAAGCCTTAAAATACGTTCTCGCGACCCTTATCAGCATCCGAGTATCGTATTTAACTATTTATCTACCGAAGAGGACAAGCGTGAGTGGGTTGAAGCAATTCGTACTGCACGGAACATTCTTTCCCAGCCGGCGTTAGCGCCCTACAATTCAGGTGAAATTTCCCCCGGGTCATCTGTCCAAACGGATGAGGAAATTCTGGAGTGGGTAAGGAATGACGCTGAAACAGCGCTCCATCCATCCTGCAGTGCAAGAATGGGATCTGATTCAGATCCGATGGCGGTTGTAGACCCGCTGACCATGAAGGTCCATGGCCTGGAAAACCTGAGGGTCGTTGATGCATCCGTTATGCCGTATACGACGAATGGAAATATCCATGCACCGGTTTTGATGTTGGCAGAAAAAGCAGCCGACATCATCCGCGGACAAAAGCCATTGGAACCTGAATATAAGGACTATTATCGTCACGGCGTACATTCGAAAGACGCGGGCACCGTAGAAAAAAATAAGGTGGTGCGTTCATAA